The following proteins are co-located in the Mus caroli chromosome 7, CAROLI_EIJ_v1.1, whole genome shotgun sequence genome:
- the Uba2 gene encoding SUMO-activating enzyme subunit 2 isoform X1, with protein MALSRGLPRELAEAVSGGRVLVVGAGGIGCELLKNLVLTGFSHIDLIDLDTIDVSNLNRQFLFQKKHVGRSKAQVAKESVLQFHPQANIEAHHDSIMNPDYNVEFFRQFILVMNALDNRAARNHVNRMCLAADVPLIESGTAGYLGQVTTIKKGVTECYECHPKPTQRTFPGCTIRNTPSEPIHCIVWAKYLFNQLFGEEDADQEVSPDRADPEAAWEPTEAEARARASNEDGDIKRISTKEWAKSTGYDPVKLFTKLFKDDIRYLLTMDKLWRKRKPPVPLDWAEVQSQGEANADQQNEPQLGLKDQQVLDVKSYASLFSKSIETLRVHLAEKGDGAELIWDKDDPPAMDFVTSAANLRMHIFSMNMKSRFDIKSMAGNIIPAIATTNAVIAGLIVLEGLKILSGKIDQCRTIFLNKQPNPRKKLLVPCALDPPNTNCYVCASKPEVTVRLNVHKVTVLTLQDKIVKEKFAMVAPDVQIEDGKGTILISSEEGETEANNPKKLSDFGIRNGSRLQADDFLQDYTLLINILHSEDLGKDVEFEVVGDTPEKVGPKQAEDAAKSIANGSDDGAQPSTSTAQEQDDVLIVDSDEEGPSNSTDCSGDDKVRKRKLEENEGASTKKCRLEQTEDPDDVIALD; from the exons ATTGATCTGGACACTATCGATGTCAGCAACCTCAACAGGCAGTTCTTGTTTCAAAAGAAACATGTGGGAAGATCAAAGGCTCAG GTTGCCAAAGAAAGTGTGCTCCAGTTCCACCCCCAAGCCAACATTGAGGCCCACCATGACAGCATCATGAA CCCAGACTATAATGTGGAGTTTTTTCGACAGTTTATATTGGTCATGAATGCATTAGATAACAGAG CTGCACGAAACCACGTGAATAGGATGTGTCTGGCTGCTGATGTGCCTCTCATTGAGAGCGGGACTGCTGGGTATCTTGGACAGGTGACCACTATCAAGAAG GGTGTGACTGAGTGTTACGAATGTCATCCTAAGCCTACCCAGAGAACGTTCCCTGGCTGTACGATTCGGAACACNCCTTCAGAACCTATCCATTGCATCGTGTGGGCCAAGTATTTGTTCAA CCAGCTGTTTGGAGAGGAAGATGCTGATCAAGAAGTGTCCCCTGACAGAGCTGACCCTGAGGCTGCTT GGGAGCCAACAGAGGCTGAAGCTAGAGCTCGAGCATCTAATGAAGACGGAGACATTAAGCGTATTTCCACTAAG GAGTGGGCTAAGTCAACTGGATATGATCCAGTTAAACTTTTTACCAAG ctttttaaagatGATATTAGATATCTGCTGACAATGGACAAACTCTGGCGCAAGAGGAAACCTCCAGTTCCACTGGACTGGGCTGAAGTGCAGAGTCAAG GAGAAGCCAATGCCGATCAACAAAATGAGCCCCAGTTGGGTTTGAAAGACCAACAGGTTCTGGATGTAAAGAGCTATGCGAGTCTGTTTTCAAAGAGCATCGAGACTCTGCGAGTCCATTTAGCCGAGAAGGGGGATGGAGCTGAGCTCATCTGGGATAag GACGACCCACCTGCAATGGATTTTGTTACATCTGCTGCAAACCTCAGGATGCACATTTTCAGCATGAATATGAAGAGCAGGTTTGACATAAAAT CAATGGCAGGGAATATCATTCCTGCTATAGCTACTACTAATGCAGTGATCGCCGGCTTGATAGTGTTGGAAGGATTAAAGATTTTATCTGGAAAAATAGACCAGTGTAGAACT ATTTTTTTGAATAAGCAGCCAAACCCAAGAAAGAAGCTCTTGGTGCCTTGTGCACTGGATCCTCCCAACAC CAACTGTTACGTTTGTGCCAGCAAGCCAGAGGTGACTGTGCGGCTGAATGTCCACAAAGTGACTGTCCTCACCTTACAGGATAAG ATAGTGAAAGAAAAGTTTGCTATGGTGGCACCAGATGTCCAAATTGAAGATGGGAAAGGCACAATCCTGATATCTtcagaagagggagagacagaag CTAATAACCCCAAGAAGTTGTCTGACTTTGGAATCAGAAACGGCAGCCGGCTTCAAGCGGATGACTTCCTCCAGGACTACACTTTGCTGATCAACATTCTTCATAG cGAAGATCTTGGAAAGGATGTTGAATTTGAGGTAGTTGGTGACACCCCTGAAAAAGTGGGGCCAAAACAAGCTGAAGATGCTGCCAAAAGCATTGCCAATGGCAGCGATGATGGTGCCCAGCCTTCCACCTCCACAG CACAAGAGCAAGATGATGTGCTCATAGTTGATTCAGACGAAGAAGGCCCTTCAAATAGCACTGACTGCAGCGGGGACGACAAGGTCCGCAAGCGGAAGCTGGAAGAGAATGAGGGTGCCAGTACCAAGAAGTGCCGCTTGGAGCAGACAGAAGATCCAGATGACGTCATAGCGTTAGACTGA
- the Uba2 gene encoding SUMO-activating enzyme subunit 2 isoform X2 has product MALSRGLPRELAEAVSGGRVLVVGAGGIGCELLKNLVLTGFSHIDLIDLDTIDVSNLNRQFLFQKKHVGRSKAQVAKESVLQFHPQANIEAHHDSIMNPDYNVEFFRQFILVMNALDNRAARNHVNRMCLAADVPLIESGTAGYLGQVTTIKKGVTECYECHPKPTQRTFPGCTIRNTPSEPIHCIVWAKYLFNQLFGEEDADQEVSPDRADPEAAWEPTEAEARARASNEDGDIKRISTKEWAKSTGYDPVKLFTKLFKDDIRYLLTMDKLWRKRKPPVPLDWAEVQSQGEANADQQNEPQLGLKDQQVLDVKSYASLFSKSIETLRVHLAEKGDGAELIWDKDDPPAMDFVTSAANLRMHIFSMNMKSRFDIKSMAGNIIPAIATTNAVIAGLIVLEGLKILSGKIDQCRTIFLNKQPNPRKKLLVPCALDPPNTNCYVCASKPEVTVRLNVHKVTVLTLQDKIVKEKFAMVAPDVQIEDGKGTILISSEEGETEANNPKKLSDFGIRNGSRLQADDFLQDYTLLINILHSEDLGKDVEFEVVGDTPEKVGPKQAEDAAKSIANGSDDGAQPSTSTAQEQDDVLIVDSDEEGPSNSTDCSGDDKVRKRKLEENEGASTKKCRLEQTEDPDDVIALD; this is encoded by the exons ATTGATCTGGACACTATCGATGTCAGCAACCTCAACAGGCAGTTCTTGTTTCAAAAGAAACATGTGGGAAGATCAAAGGCTCAG GTTGCCAAAGAAAGTGTGCTCCAGTTCCACCCCCAAGCCAACATTGAGGCCCACCATGACAGCATCATGAA CCCAGACTATAATGTGGAGTTTTTTCGACAGTTTATATTGGTCATGAATGCATTAGATAACAGAG CTGCACGAAACCACGTGAATAGGATGTGTCTGGCTGCTGATGTGCCTCTCATTGAGAGCGGGACTGCTGGGTATCTTGGACAGGTGACCACTATCAAGAAG GGTGTGACTGAGTGTTACGAATGTCATCCTAAGCCTACCCAGAGAACGTTCCCTGGCTGTACGATTCGGAACACNCCTTCAGAACCTATCCATTGCATCGTGTGGGCCAAGTATTTGTTCAA CCAGCTGTTTGGAGAGGAAGATGCTGATCAAGAAGTGTCCCCTGACAGAGCTGACCCTGAGGCTGCTT GGGAGCCAACAGAGGCTGAAGCTAGAGCTCGAGCATCTAATGAAGACGGAGACATTAAGCGTATTTCCACTAAG GAGTGGGCTAAGTCAACTGGATATGATCCAGTTAAACTTTTTACCAAG ctttttaaagatGATATTAGATATCTGCTGACAATGGACAAACTCTGGCGCAAGAGGAAACCTCCAGTTCCACTGGACTGGGCTGAAGTGCAGAGTCAAG GAGAAGCCAATGCCGATCAACAAAATGAGCCCCAGTTGGGTTTGAAAGACCAACAGGTTCTGGATGTAAAGAGCTATGCGAGTCTGTTTTCAAAGAGCATCGAGACTCTGCGAGTCCATTTAGCCGAGAAGGGGGATGGAGCTGAGCTCATCTGGGATAag GACGACCCACCTGCAATGGATTTTGTTACATCTGCTGCAAACCTCAGGATGCACATTTTCAGCATGAATATGAAGAGCAGGTTTGACATAAAAT CAATGGCAGGGAATATCATTCCTGCTATAGCTACTACTAATGCAGTGATCGCCGGCTTGATAGTGTTGGAAGGATTAAAGATTTTATCTGGAAAAATAGACCAGTGTAGAACT ATTTTTTTGAATAAGCAGCCAAACCCAAGAAAGAAGCTCTTGGTGCCTTGTGCACTGGATC CTCCCAACACCAACTGTTACGTTTGTGCCAGCAAGCCAGAGGTGACTGTGCGGCTGAATGTCCACAAAGTGACTGTCCTCACCTTACAGGATAAG ATAGTGAAAGAAAAGTTTGCTATGGTGGCACCAGATGTCCAAATTGAAGATGGGAAAGGCACAATCCTGATATCTtcagaagagggagagacagaag CTAATAACCCCAAGAAGTTGTCTGACTTTGGAATCAGAAACGGCAGCCGGCTTCAAGCGGATGACTTCCTCCAGGACTACACTTTGCTGATCAACATTCTTCATAG cGAAGATCTTGGAAAGGATGTTGAATTTGAGGTAGTTGGTGACACCCCTGAAAAAGTGGGGCCAAAACAAGCTGAAGATGCTGCCAAAAGCATTGCCAATGGCAGCGATGATGGTGCCCAGCCTTCCACCTCCACAG CACAAGAGCAAGATGATGTGCTCATAGTTGATTCAGACGAAGAAGGCCCTTCAAATAGCACTGACTGCAGCGGGGACGACAAGGTCCGCAAGCGGAAGCTGGAAGAGAATGAGGGTGCCAGTACCAAGAAGTGCCGCTTGGAGCAGACAGAAGATCCAGATGACGTCATAGCGTTAGACTGA
- the Uba2 gene encoding SUMO-activating enzyme subunit 2 isoform X3, which yields MALSRGLPRELAEAVSGGRVLVVGAGGIGCELLKNLVLTGFSHIDLIDLDTIDVSNLNRQFLFQKKHVGRSKAQVAKESVLQFHPQANIEAHHDSIMNPDYNVEFFRQFILVMNALDNRAARNHVNRMCLAADVPLIESGTAGYLGQVTTIKKGVTECYECHPKPTQRTFPGCTIRNTPSEPIHCIVWAKYLFNQLFGEEDADQEVSPDRADPEAAWEPTEAEARARASNEDGDIKRISTKEWAKSTGYDPVKLFTKLFKDDIRYLLTMDKLWRKRKPPVPLDWAEVQSQGEANADQQNEPQLGLKDQQVLDVKSYASLFSKSIETLRVHLAEKGDGAELIWDKDDPPAMDFVTSAANLRMHIFSMNMKSRFDIKSMAGNIIPAIATTNAVIAGLIVLEGLKILSGKIDQCRTIFLNKQPNPRKKLLVPCALDPPNTNCYVCASKPEVTVRLNVHKVTVLTLQDKIVKEKFAMVAPDVQIEDGKGTILISSEEGETEANNPKKLSDFGIRNGSRLQADDFLQDYTLLINILHSEDLGKDVEFEVVGDTPEKVGPKQAEDAAKSIANGSDDGAQPSTSTAQEQDDVLIVDSDEEGPSNSTDCSGDDKVRKRKLEENEGASTKKCRLEQTEDPDDVIALD from the exons ATTGATCTGGACACTATCGATGTCAGCAACCTCAACAGGCAGTTCTTGTTTCAAAAGAAACATGTGGGAAGATCAAAGGCTCAG GTTGCCAAAGAAAGTGTGCTCCAGTTCCACCCCCAAGCCAACATTGAGGCCCACCATGACAGCATCATGAA CCCAGACTATAATGTGGAGTTTTTTCGACAGTTTATATTGGTCATGAATGCATTAGATAACAGAG CTGCACGAAACCACGTGAATAGGATGTGTCTGGCTGCTGATGTGCCTCTCATTGAGAGCGGGACTGCTGGGTATCTTGGACAGGTGACCACTATCAAGAAG GGTGTGACTGAGTGTTACGAATGTCATCCTAAGCCTACCCAGAGAACGTTCCCTGGCTGTACGATTCGGAACACNCCTTCAGAACCTATCCATTGCATCGTGTGGGCCAAGTATTTGTTCAA CCAGCTGTTTGGAGAGGAAGATGCTGATCAAGAAGTGTCCCCTGACAGAGCTGACCCTGAGGCTGCTT GGGAGCCAACAGAGGCTGAAGCTAGAGCTCGAGCATCTAATGAAGACGGAGACATTAAGCGTATTTCCACTAAG GAGTGGGCTAAGTCAACTGGATATGATCCAGTTAAACTTTTTACCAAG ctttttaaagatGATATTAGATATCTGCTGACAATGGACAAACTCTGGCGCAAGAGGAAACCTCCAGTTCCACTGGACTGGGCTGAAGTGCAGAGTCAAG GAGAAGCCAATGCCGATCAACAAAATGAGCCCCAGTTGGGTTTGAAAGACCAACAGGTTCTGGATGTAAAGAGCTATGCGAGTCTGTTTTCAAAGAGCATCGAGACTCTGCGAGTCCATTTAGCCGAGAAGGGGGATGGAGCTGAGCTCATCTGGGATAag GACGACCCACCTGCAATGGATTTTGTTACATCTGCTGCAAACCTCAGGATGCACATTTTCAGCATGAATATGAAGAGCAGGTTTGACATAAAAT CAATGGCAGGGAATATCATTCCTGCTATAGCTACTACTAATGCAGTGATCGCCGGCTTGATAGTGTTGGAAGGATTAAAGATTTTATCTGGAAAAATAGACCAGTGTAGAACT ATTTTTTTGAATAAGCAGCCAAACCCAAGAAAGAAGCTCTTGGTGCCTTGTGCACTGGATCCTCCCAACACCAACTGTTACGTTTGTGCCAGCAAGCCAGAGGTGACTGTGCGGCTGAAT GTCCACAAAGTGACTGTCCTCACCTTACAGGATAAG ATAGTGAAAGAAAAGTTTGCTATGGTGGCACCAGATGTCCAAATTGAAGATGGGAAAGGCACAATCCTGATATCTtcagaagagggagagacagaag CTAATAACCCCAAGAAGTTGTCTGACTTTGGAATCAGAAACGGCAGCCGGCTTCAAGCGGATGACTTCCTCCAGGACTACACTTTGCTGATCAACATTCTTCATAG cGAAGATCTTGGAAAGGATGTTGAATTTGAGGTAGTTGGTGACACCCCTGAAAAAGTGGGGCCAAAACAAGCTGAAGATGCTGCCAAAAGCATTGCCAATGGCAGCGATGATGGTGCCCAGCCTTCCACCTCCACAG CACAAGAGCAAGATGATGTGCTCATAGTTGATTCAGACGAAGAAGGCCCTTCAAATAGCACTGACTGCAGCGGGGACGACAAGGTCCGCAAGCGGAAGCTGGAAGAGAATGAGGGTGCCAGTACCAAGAAGTGCCGCTTGGAGCAGACAGAAGATCCAGATGACGTCATAGCGTTAGACTGA